In Helianthus annuus cultivar XRQ/B chromosome 8, HanXRQr2.0-SUNRISE, whole genome shotgun sequence, a single genomic region encodes these proteins:
- the LOC110872878 gene encoding plant UBX domain-containing protein 7: MMHHGPFEKAKEAACGQDRWLLVNVQSTREFSSHLLNRDTWGNEVVAQIITSNFIFWQVCDDTEEGSKIVTYYKLDFVPATLVIDPITGQIMRVWCGMIQPQSLLEDVLQYADSSPKDHHSSLSVRHPMIGRVSVTIAVVAVVILCFNMRR; encoded by the exons ATGATGCACCATGGGCCCTTTGAGAAG GCGAAAGAAGCTGCTTGTGGCCAAGACAGATGGCTTCTGGTGAACGTGCAATCGACCAGGGAATTTAGCTCACATTTG CTCAACCGCGATACTTGGGGCAATGAAGTTGTTGCTCAAATAATCACCTCTAATTTTATTTTCTGGCAG GTATGTGATGACACCGAAGAGGGCAGCAAGATAGTTACATACTACAAGCTGGATTTTGTTCCTGCAACTCTAGTAATTGACCCCATCACAGGTCAAATTATGCGTGTATGGTGTGGAATGATCCAACCGCAAAGTTTACTAGAG GACGTGTTACAATATGCCGACAGTAGCCCAAAGGATCATCATTCTAGCTTGTCTGTCAGACATCCAATGATAGGACGTGTTAGTGTTACAATAGCAG TTGTTGCTGTGGTCATTCTGTGCTTCAACATGCGACGATGA